From Quercus lobata isolate SW786 chromosome 1, ValleyOak3.0 Primary Assembly, whole genome shotgun sequence, one genomic window encodes:
- the LOC115991318 gene encoding endoribonuclease Dicer homolog 2 isoform X2 → MEVDRSRELSAEPLSFARSYQLEALEMAIKKNTIVFLETGSGKTLIAIMLLRSFAYLLRKPSPFIAVFLVPQVVLVPQQAKAVEMNTDLKVGMYWGDMGVDYWEAATWKQETEKNEEFYHRRLDSAKSDIPRILGMTASPIKSKSGDSEFSFWEKINELETMMNSKVYTCASESVLAQFIPFSTAKFKFYRDWKVQSTLYAQLGNKLQALKEKHERSLENSDLKESTIDSASKKITKIWLALLFCLDELGIWLALKAAESFLCNEFDLCNETGSISWGKLDVLSEKIVKNFSSDAFKAFAACVPSGPGWSIGDNINASMDAGLLTSKVICLIESLLEYRDLKDIRCIVFVERVIAAVVLHYLLNELLPKYGSWKSKYIAGNNSRLQSQTRKIQNEIVEEFRKGVVNVIVATSILEEGLDVQSCNLVIRFDPCSTVCSFIQSRGRARMQNSDYLLMLKSGDGATESRLKKYLASGDIMRKESLLHSSLPCSPLKCDSNDEEFYRVQSTGAIVTLTSSVELIYFYCSRLPSDCYFKPAPRWDKMTHTLHLPMSCPLPEVVVQRDVDPKILKQIACLEACKQLHEIGALTDNLVPDIVVEEADAQESGKEPYNDEQPCYFPPELVDRCTKNSNIMYYCYLIELKENFSYDIPVHDIVLVVRSELEPDIGSFHFDLDVDKGSLTVNFKYVGLIHLTPDQVLLCRRFQITVLRVLIDRNLNKLKEVLDGYCLDDNHEIDYLLLPATGKHHRPIDWECVLSTEFSCGKACECHVQCGSKGHARRIQTKDGPVCTCMLRNSLVYTPHNGHVYCITGILGLNGNAPLKLRDGRIVTYKKYYEERHGIKLCFDYESLLHGRHIFQAQNYLQRCKKQKEKESSNTFVELPPELCSIIMSPISITTFYSFSFVPSIMHRLESLLIAVNLKKMPLDHHCMQNDLIPTMKVLEAITTKKCQEKFHLESLETLGDSFLKYAASQQLFKTYQNQHEGLLSVKKEKIISNAALCKFGCRRKIPGFIRTEPFDPKMWIIPGEKSGSNALNEELLSNNRKIYVRGNRKVKSKRVADVVEALIGAFLSTGGETAALLFMYWMGIKVDFNITPYERHFQVHAEKLINVRRLETLLNYSFHDPSLLVEALTHGSYMLPEIPRCYQRLEFLGDAVLDYLVTLHFYNKYPELSPELLTDMRSASVNNDCYARSAVKYGLHKHILHASQDLHRHIVGTVDSFEKLSSESTFGWESQTTFPKVLGDVIESLAGAILVDSGYNKEIVFQSMRPLLEPLITPETVVFHPAKELNELCQQEHFNMEKPIKSTNKGGVSITIEVEADGILFKHTATVADKRIAKKVACKVVLDSLKKHIAMTRALEVSKR, encoded by the exons CAAGCTAAAGCGGTGGAAATGAATACTGACTTGAAAGTGGGCATGTATTGGGGAGATATGGGAGTTGACTACTGGGAAGCTGCCACTTGGAAgcaagaaacagaaaaaaacgag GAGTTCTATCACCGCCGGTTAGATTCTGCTAAATCTGATATTCCTAGAATACTTGGGATGACTGCTTCCCCCATAAAGTCAAAAA GTGGAGACTCTGAATTCTCTTTCTGGGAAAAGATTAATGAACTTGAGACCATGATGAATTCAAAG GTTTATACATGTGCTAGTGAATCTGTGCTTGCTCAGTTTATACCATTTTCAACTGCGAAGTTTAAATTTTACAGAGACTGGAAAGTTCAATCCACTCTATATGCTCAGTTAGGTAATAAGTTGCAGGctttaaaagaaaag CATGAACGCTCACTGGAAAACTCTGATCTCAAAGAGTCTACCATAGATTCTGCAAGCAAAAAGATAACAAAGATTTGGTTAGCTTTATTATTCTGTTTGGATGAACTAGGTATTTGGTTGGCTTTAAAG GCTGCGGAGTCTTTTTTATGCAATGAATTTGACTTATGCAATGAAACTGGCTCAATTTCATGGGGGAAATTGGATGTTCTTagtgaaaaaattgtcaaaaatttcagttCAGATGCCTTCAAGGCATTTGCAGCTTGTGTTCCTTCAG GTCCAGGGTGGTCTATTGGTGATAACATTAACGCCAGTATGGATGCAGGGCTTCTAACTTCAAAAGTTATCTGTCTCATTGAATCTCTTCTTGAATACAG GGATTTAAAGGATATTCGGTGTATAGTTTTTGTGGAAAGGGTCATTGCAGCCGTTGTCTTACATTATCTATTGAACGAGTTGCTTCCGAAATATGGCAGCTGGAAGTCTAAATACATTGCAGGGAATAACTCCAGGTTGCAATCCCAAACAAGGAAAATACAAAACGAAATTGTGGAAGAATTTCGTAAAGGCGTG GTTAACGTCATTGTTGCAACATCAATTCTTGAAGAGGGTTTAGATGTTCAAAGCTGCAACTTGGTTATTAGATTTGACCCTTGTTCCACTGTTTGTAGTTTCATACAGTCTCGAGGCCGAGCTAGAATGCAAAATTCAGATTATTTGTTAATGTTGAAGAG tGGGGATGGTGCTACTGAATCTCGACTGAAGAAATATCTTGCTAGTGGAGATATTATGAGAAAGGAGTCCTTACTTCATTCTTCGCTTCCTTGCTCACCTCTTAAATGTGATTCAAATGATGAGGAATTTTATCGTGTTCAAAGCACTGGAGCGATTGTTACTCTTACCTCTAGTGTTGAATTAATATACTTCTATTGCTCACGGCTCCCTTCGGATTG cTATTTTAAACCTGCTCCAAGGTGGGATAAGATGACTCATACTCTACATCTTCCCATGAGCTGTCCATTACCTGAAGTTGTTGTACAACGGGATGTtgacccaaaaattttaaagcaGATTGCCTGTCTTGAAGCATGCAAGCAACTTCATGAGATTGGTGCATTGACGGACAATCTTGTTCCAGATATCGTTGTGGAAGAAGCCGATGCACAAGAGAGTG GGAAAGAACCTTATAATGATGAGCAACCCTGTTACTTCCCACCTGAACTGGTTGATCGTTGTACAAAGAATTCTAATATAATGTATTATTGCTACTTAATTGAGTTGAAGGAGAACTTTAGTTATGATATTCCAGTTCATGATATTGTTCTTGTTGTGAGAAGTGAATTAGAACCTGATATTGGAAGCTTTCATTTTGACTTGGATGTTGACAAGGGTAGTTTGACAGTGAATTTTAAATATGTAGGTTTGATTCATCTTACACCAGATCAg GTCCTTTTGTGTAGAAGGTTTCAGATAACTGTTTTAAGAGTTCTTATAGATCGTAATTTGAACAAGTTAAAGGAGGTTTTGGATGGATATTGTCTTGATGATAATCATGAGATTGACTATCTTTTGCTCCCAGCCACTGGCAAACATCACAGACCTATTGATTGGGAATGTGTTCTTTCTACAGAGTTTTCATGTGGAAAAGCTTGTGAATGTCATGTGCAATGTGGTTCCAAGGGTCATGCTCGTAGAATACAAACCAAAGATGGTCCTGTATGCACTTGCATGCTTCGTAATTCTTTGGTTTATACGCCTCACAATGGTCATGTGTATTGCATAACTGGAATTCTGGGATTGAATGGAAATGCACCTCTAAAACTTAGGGATGGCAGAATTGTTACTTACAAAAAGTACTATGAAGAGCG ACATGGCATCAAGTTGTGTTTTGATTACGAATCATTGCTTCATGGGCGACACATTTTTCAGGCACAAAATTACCTTCAGAGATGCAAAAAACAGAAAGAGAAAG AGTCAAGTAATACGTTTGTGGAATTGCCTCCAGAACTTTGTTCTATAATCATGTCGCCAATATCGATCACCACATTTTATTCCTTCTCATTTGTTCCGTCAATCATGCATCGGCTCGAGTCTCTGCTTATAGCTGTCAACCTAAAAAAGATGCCCCTGGATCATCATTGCATGCAAAATGATCTTATTCCAACCATGAAG GTCTTGGAAGCAATTACTACAAAGAAATGCCAAGAGAAATTCCACTTGGAATCTTTAGAAACTCTAGGAGATTCTTTTCTCAAATATGCAGCTAGTCaacagctttttaaaacctATCAAAATCAACACGAGGGTCTCCTTagtgtgaagaaagaaaaaataatttctaatgcAGCTCTTTGCAAGTTTGGATGTCGCCGCAAAATTCCg GGATTTATACGCACTGAGCCCTTTGATCCTAAAATGTGGATAATTCCTGGTGAGAAATCTGGGAGCAATGCATTAAATGAGGAGTTGCTTTCCAATAACAGAAAAATCTATGTTAGGGGAAATAGGAAGGTGAAAAGTAAAAGAGTTGCTGATGTCGTTGAGGCCCTAATTGGTGCATTTCTTAGCACAGGTGGTGAAACAGCAGccttattatttatgtattggATGGGTATAAAGGTAGATTTTAACATTACACCATATGAGAGGCACTTCCAAGTTCATGCTGAGAAGCTTATAAATGTCAGACGTTTGGAGACCCTGTTGAACTACTCATTTCATGACCCTTCCTTGTTAGTGGAGGCATTGACCCATGGTTCTTACATGCTTCCTGAGATTCCAAGATGTTATCAG CGACTTGAATTTCTTGGGGATGCGGTGTTGGATTATCTCGTGACCCTGCATTTCTACAATAAATATCCTGAGTTGTCGCCTGAACTTCTAACTGACATGAGATCTGCTTCTGTGAACAATGATTGTTATGCACGATCTGCAGTGAAGTATGGACTGCATAAACACATTCTTCATGCGTCCCAAGATCTCCATAGACATATAGTAGGAACTGTGGACAGTTTTGAGAAATTATCTTCGGAATCAACTTTTGGATGGGAGTCACAGACAACTTTTCCCAAG GTACTGGGTGATGTAATAGAGTCTTTGGCTGGAGCCATTCTTGTTGATTCAGGATACAATAAGGAGATAGTCTTCCAGAGTATGAGGCCTCTTTTGGAGCCCTTAATTACACCTGAAACAGTGGTGTTCCATCCTGCAAAAGAGTTGAATGAACTATGCCAACAAGAGCATTTTAACATGGAAAAACCCATTAAGTCCACTAACAAGGGCGGGGTTTCCATTACAATAGAGGTTGAAGCTGATGGGATCTTGTTCAAGCATACAGCTACAGTTGCTGATAAAAGGATAGCCAAAAAAGTAGCTTGCAAAGTTGTGTTGGATTCCTTGAAGAAACACATTGCCATGACAAGAGCACTGGAAGTAAGTAAAAGATGA